From the Malaclemys terrapin pileata isolate rMalTer1 chromosome 13, rMalTer1.hap1, whole genome shotgun sequence genome, one window contains:
- the LOC128847926 gene encoding putative olfactory receptor 2B8, which yields MYGRGAWEDGNQSSLGEFILLGVSDRPQLELLLFVLILISYSMTLLGNTTIIMVSWLDPHLHTPMYFFLSNLSFLDLCYTTSVGPQMLVNFRSARKSISLAGCVAQLYISLSLGCTECLLLAVMAYDRYAAVCQPLRYTAIMRRRLCLQLVATAWLCGFSNSMLQTILTLQLPRCGQNQIEHFLCELPALLKLACVDTSANEAELLASAFFFLLVPLGLILVSYGYIGTAVMRIHSVKGRLKAFNTCTSHLAVVSLFYGTAISMYLQPPSSYSQDRGKMVSLFYTMVTPMLNPFIYTLRNKEVHGALCRVLGRIPTTQGT from the coding sequence ATgtatggcagaggggcatgggAAGATGGAAACCAAAGCTCCTTGGGGGAATTCATCCTGCTAGGGGTGTCTGACCGGCCACAGTTGGAGCTGCTGCTCTTTGTGCTCATCTTAATCTCCTACAGCATGACCTTGCTTGGAAACACCACCATCATCATGGTCTCATGGCTAGACCCCCATCTCCACAcgcccatgtatttcttcctcagcAACCTCTCTTTCCTGGACCTCTGCTACACCACCAGCGTTGGTCCCCAGATGCTGGTGAACTTCCGCAGTGCCCGCAAATCCATTTCCTTGGCTGGCTGCGTGGCCCAGCTCTACATCTCCCTCTCTCTGGGTTGCActgagtgcctcctgctggctgtcatgGCCTACGACCGCTATGCCGCCGTCTGCCAACCGCTGCGCTACACAGCCATCATGAGACGCCGCCTCTGCCTGCAGCTGGTGGCCACCGCCTGGTTGTGTGGCTTCAGCAACTCCATGCTGCAGACCATCCTGACTCTGCAGCTGCCCCGGTGTGGGCAGAACCAAATCGAGCACTTCCTCTGTgagctgccagccctgctcaaGCTGGCCTGTGTTGACACCTCTGCCAACGAGGCTGAGCTCCTTGCCAGTGCATTTTTCTTTCTGCTGGTGCCACTAGGCCTCATCCTGGTCTCCTACGGCTACATCGGCACTGCCGTGATGAGGATTCACTCGGTGAAGGGCAGGCTCAAGGCCTTCAACACTTGTACCTCCCATTTAGCTGTGGTGTCACTCTTCTATGGCACGGCCATTTCCATGTATCTACAGCCTCCATCCAGCTACTCCCAGGACCGAGGCAAGATGGTCTCCCTCTTCTACACCATGGTGACCCCCATGCTCAACCCCTTCATCTACACGCTGAGGAACAAAGAGGTGCATGGGGCCCTGTGTAGGGTGCTGGGGAGGATCCCGACCACCCAGGGGACCTGA
- the LOC128847928 gene encoding putative olfactory receptor 2B8, translating to MYGRGAWEDGNQSSLGEFILLGVSDRPQLELLLFVLILISYSMTLLGNTTIIVVSWLDPHLHTPMYFFLSNLSFLDLCYTTSVGPQMLLNFHSSHKSISWAGCVAQLYISLSLGCTECLLLAIMAYDRYAAICQPLRYTAIMSRHLCLQLAATAWLCSFGNSMLQTILTLRLPRCGRNQIKHLFCEVPALLKLACVDISANEAELLASAVIFLLVPLGLILVSYGYIGAAVLKIRSSKGRLKAFNTCASHLAVVSLFYGTGIFMYLQPPSSYSQHRGTMVSLFYTMVTPMLNPLIYTLRNKEVHGALQRALRRNVTI from the coding sequence ATgtatggcagaggggcatgggAAGATGGAAACCAAAGCTCCTTGGGGGAATTCATCCTGCTAGGGGTGTCTGACCGGCCACAGTTGGAGCTGCTGCTCTTTGTGCTCATCTTAATCTCCTACAGCATGACCTTGCTTGGAAACACCACCATCATCGTGGTCTCATGGCTAGACCCCCATCTTCACAcgcccatgtatttcttcctcagcAACCTCTCTTTCCTGGACCTCTGCTACACCACCAGCGTTGGCCCCCAGATGCTGCTGAATTTCCATAGCAGCCACAAATCCATCTCTTGGGCTGGCTGCGTGGCCCAGCTCTACATCTCCCTCTCGCTGGGCTGCACTGAGTGCCTTCTGCTGGCCATCATGGCCTACGACCGCTATGCTGCCATCTGCCAGCCGCTGCGCTACACAGCCATCATGAGCCGCCACCTCTGCCTACAGCTGGCAGCCACCGCCTGGTTGTGCAGCTTTGGCAACTCCATGCTGCAGACCATCCTGACCCTGAGGCTGCCCCGGTGTGGGCGGAACCAAATCAAGCACCTCTTCTGCGAGGTACCGGCCCTGCTCAAGCTGGCCTGTGTCGACATCTCTGCCAATGAGGCCGAGCTCCTCGCCAGTGCGGTGATTTTCCTGCTGGTTCCACTGGGCCTCATCCTGGTCTCCTACGGCTACATTGGCGCAGCCGTGCTGAAGATTCGCTCGTCGAAAGGCAGGCTCAAGGCTTTCAACACCTGCGCCTCCCACCTAGCCGTGGTGTCGCTCTTTTATGGCACGGGCATTTTCATGTATCTACAGCCTCCGTCCAGCTACTCCCAGCACCGGGGCACGATGGTATCCCTCTTCTACACAATGGTGACCCCTATGCTCAACCCTCTCATCTACACGCTGAGGAACAAGGAGGTGCACGGGGCCCTGCAGAGGGCACTGAGGAGAAACGTGACCATCTAG